In Crassostrea angulata isolate pt1a10 unplaced genomic scaffold, ASM2561291v2 HiC_scaffold_106, whole genome shotgun sequence, a genomic segment contains:
- the LOC128169201 gene encoding peritrophin-1-like, translating to MMFNDGDMKLVLLACVLTIGLICSVEGQTKGCSHGSFSPHPSDCTMYQVCVHGYLLNMTCVYGTAWSQANSSCVDAATVNCTLQDDTKDSKSFSCPSTFGEFPDPKNCQNYFVCSFGRATQKQCQGNTGWDRKLKLCNFKYNLPNCS from the exons ATGATGTTCAATGACGGTGATATGAAGTTAGTTCTGCTAGCGTGCGTCCTTACCATTGGCTTAATCTGCTCTGTGGAAGGACAAACAAAAG GTTGCAGCCACGGGAGCTTCAGCCCGCACCCTAGCGATTGTACAATGTACCAGGTGTGTGTCCACGGGTACCTGCTGAATATGACGTGTGTTTACGGCACGGCCTGGAGTCAGGCCAACTCCTCGTGTGTAGACGCGGCCACTGTCAACTGTACACTCCAAGACGACACCAAAG ATTCCAAATCGTTTTCCTGCCCTTCCACTTTCGGGGAGTTCCCCGACCCCAAGAACTGCCAGAATTACTTCGTGTGTTCGTTTGGGAGGGCGACACAAAAACAGTGCCAGGGAAACACTGGATGGGACCGGAAGCTGAAACTGTGCAACTTTAAATACAATCTGCCGAACTGTtcttaa
- the LOC128169174 gene encoding beta-galactosidase-1-like protein 2 produces MTEVYCSTGALTFKDGNFILDGKPLRIFSGTMHFFRVVPAYWRDRFRKMRACGRNTVETYVPWNLHEEYPGEFNYSGILDVREFIRQAGEEGLFVIFRPGPYICAEWDWGGMPSWLLKDPDIKVRSNYPPYVEAVKRFYNDLIPRITDLQRSNGGPIIAVQVENEFGSYSTEVEHLHTIREILLNNGIKELLLTSENIFGLKRAPFYKYALPTANFPSMEDGSKLFRMIREWSPEFPLMVMEFWPGWFDHWGQPHKGLDIPAFEACLSGVLDAGGSFNMYMFHGGTNFGFMAGANYFEGSHYKPDVTSYDYDAPLSEAGDITPKYMRAREIILEKGLKPQGITSLPEIPPNLPKKAYGKIALSQYLDFRTVLSLMTLITSKEPALMENLDYHQGYGQCFGYILYQAEIQAGTELSFTDIPKDRAQVFVNGEEKAVLDWLSTDKKINIGQISDGSRLEILVENHGRVNYIEYGSNRFNEERKGICGSVKLDEKEIKQWRIFPLDFKSKFLDSFHRCSNWKSPVEGVRGPLVAKTTLHIDSSPCDTFLDMKGWNKGIVILNNFNLGRYWKVGPTRTLYIPAPLLKQGQNEILIFEQHESCGTVSFIDAPLLGEKVVTKEVDSACYPTESV; encoded by the exons GTATGTACCATGGAACCTACACGAGGAGTATCCGGGGGAGTTTAATTATTCCGGAATTCTGGACGTCAG GGAGTTTATCCGACAGGCGGGGGAAGAGGGGTTGTTTGTGATCTTTAGACCAGGCCCCTACATCTGTGCCGAGTGGGACTGGGGAGGAATGCCCAG TTGGCTGCTAAAGGACCCTGACATAAAGGTACGGAGCAACTATCCCCCGTACGTAGAGGCCGTCAAACGCTTCTATAATGACCTGATCCCCAGAATCACCGACCTTCAG cGTTCTAATGGTGGACCAATCATAGCCGTGCAGGTAGAGAACGAGTTTGGTTCCTATAGCACCGAGGTTGAACACCTACACACCATTAGAGAG ATCCTACTAAACAATGGGATTAAGGAACTCCTCTTGACGTCAGAGAATATATTTGGATTAAAGAGAGCTccattttataaat ACGCCCTGCCCACCGCTAACTTCCCCTCCATGGAAGACGGAAGCAAGCTGTTCCGGATGATCCGGGAATGGAGTCCCGAATTTCCTCTGATGGTGATGGAGTTTTGGCCCGGCTGGTTTGACCACTGGGGACAGCCCCACAAAGGACTAGATATCCCTG CTTTTGAGGCGTGTCTGTCGGGGGTGCTAGACGCCGGGGGGTCcttcaacatgtacatgttccaCGGAGGGACCAACTTCGGCTTTATGGCGGGAGCAAACTACTTCGAGGGGTCCCACTATAAACCTGACGTCACCAGCTATG ATTATGACGCGCCATTGTCGGAAGCAGGGGACATCACTCCAAAGTATATGAGAGCAAGAGAAATTATCTTAGAGAAAGGCCTCAAACCCCAGG GAATAACGTCTTTGCCAGAAATTCCTCCTAATTTACCAAAGAAAGCTTATg gtaAAATAGCATTATCCCAGTATTTAGATTTCAGGACAGTTTTATCTCTAATG ACCCTAATAACGTCTAAAGAACCGGCGTTAATGGAGAACCTTGACTACCACCAGGGCTATGGCCAATGTTTCGGTTATATCTTATACCAGGCAGAGATCCAGGCTGGAACGGAGCTATCGTTTACAGACATACCCAAAGACAGAGCACAG GTTTTTGTCAATGGGGAAGAGAAAGCCGTACTCGACTGGCTGAGTACAGACAAAAAGATCAACATAGGACAGATCTCA GATGGGAGCAGGTTAGAGATCTTGGTGGAGAACCACGGGCGAGTGAATTATATTGAGTATGGGTCCAATAGATTCAACGAAGAGAGGAAAG GTATTTGTGGATCTGTAAAATTGGATGAAAAGGAAATCAAGCAATGGCGAATTTTTCCGTTAGATTTCAAATCCAAATTCCTTGACAG CTTTCATCGTTGTTCCAATTGGAAGTCACCCGTGGAGGGTGTGAGGGGGCCTCTAGTTGCCAAGACAACGTTACATATAGATTCGTCTCCATGTGATACTTTTCTTGATATGAAG GGTTGGAATAAAGGCATCGTGATACTGAACAACTTTAACTTGGGGAGATACTGGAAAGTCGGGCCCACGAGGACCCTGTATATTCCAGCCCCGCTGCTGAAACAGGGTCAAAATGAG atCCTAATTTTCGAGCAGCACGAGTCATGTGGTACTGTCAGTTTTATTGATGCCCCTCTGCTGGGAGAGAAAGTGGTCACTAAGGAAGTCGACTCTGCATGCTACCCCACAGAGTCTGTATAA